The Campylobacter sp. CN_NE2 region TTGCTACGCTTCTTAAAAATTCGGGTCAAAAAGTTAGTATGCTAAAAGCAGATCCTTACATAAATGTCGATCCAGGCACCATGAGTCCGTTAGAGCACGGCGAAGTTTTTGTAACCGATGACGGAGCAGAAACTGATTTGGACTTGGGGCATTATGAAAGATTTTTAGATGAAAATTTATCGCAAGATAACAATTTCACAACAGGAAAAGTTTATAGCACGGTTATCGAAAAAGAACGCAAGGGCGATTATTTGGGAAAAACTATTCAAGTTATTCCTCATATCGTCGGCGAAATCGTTCGAAGAATCAAAAAAGCAGGAAACGGGCATGACATTTTGATTGTCGAAATCGGCGGAACGGTCGGCGATATCGAAGGACTGCCGTTTTTAGAAGCTATTCGAGCTATGAGAGTGGAGCTTGGCAGAACAAATACGATGAATATCCATTTAACGCTTGTTCCTTATATCAAAGTCGCAGGTGAGCTAAAAACAAAACCAACCCAACACAGCGTTGGCGAACTTAGACGCATAGGTATAAGCCCGGATATGATTATTTGTCGTTCTGAAATGCCGCTTAATAGGGGCTTGAAAGATAAAATCGCAGCGAGTTGTGGCGTGGATAAAAACTGCGTTATCGAAAGTCCTGATAGCGCAAGTATTTATCAAATTCCCTTAGCATTTTTAAAACAAGATATTCTTACGCCGATTGCCCAAACTCTAAATTTAGGCGAGTTAAAACCAGATATGAGCAAATGGGATAGCCTTGTTAAAAGAGTTATCGCCCCTACCGGCGAGACCACGATCGCATTTGTAGGCAAATATGTCGATCTTAAAGAAAGCTACAAAAGTCTAACCGAAGGCATTATCCACGCAGGTGCAAATTTGGACATAAAAGTAAATCTCAAATGGTGCGATAGCGAAAAAATCGAAGAAGGCAACGCAGATGAGATTTTAAAAGATGTAAATGGAATTTTGGTTGCAGGCGGTTTTGGCAGTCGCGGTGTAGAAGGCAAAATCACGGCGATAAACTACGCTCGAAAAAACAAAATTCCGTTTTTAGGAATTTGTCTTGGCATGCAGCTTGCGATGGTTGAATTTGCAAGAAATGAGCTAAATTTAAAAGACGCAAATTCTGTCGAATTTGATGAAAATACCAAAAATCCGATTATTTATCTAATCGATAGTTTTATCGATAGTAGCGGCAAAAAGCAAATTCGCACTCATCAAAGCCCGTTAGGTGGCACTATGCGGCTTGGCGGATATAATTGCAATATAAAAGCCGGTTCGCTTTTAAGTAGCGTTTATGGCGGAGCGAAAAAAATCAAAGAACGCCACCGCCACAGATACGAAGCAAATCCTAAATTTAGAGCCGAATTTGAAAACAAAGGTATGATTGTCAGTGGCGAAAGCGACGGACTAATCGAAGCAGTTGAGTTAAAAAATCATCCGTTTTTTCTCGGTGTGCAGTTTCACCCTGAATTTACTAGCCGTTTAGTATGCCCAAATCCTGCGATTTTGGGCTTTATCAAAGCCTCACACGACAATGTTAGGTAAAAAAGAGATAAGGGAAATTTTAGAAAGTAGATTTAGTAAAGATATTCATACGAAGCTTTCGGAAATTCCCTTACCAAAGGATTTAAAAGACACCTACAAGGCAGCAGCTCGTATAAAAACTGCCATTGAAAATAACGAGCAAATCGCCATTGTGGGTGATTACGATGTTGATGGGATTGTCAGTAGCGTTGTTATTAGCGATTTTTTCGATGAACTTGGCGTTGATTATGTCGTTAAGATTCCAAATCGCTTCACGGACGGATATGGCTTAAACCCTGAAATTCTAAACGAACTAGACGGCGTTAGCCTGATAATCACGGTTGATAACGGAATTTCGGCTAACGAAGCAGCCGAAATTTGCAAAGCAAAAGGCATTGATCTTATCATCACAGATCATCACATGCCACCACCGGTGCTACCAAATGCCTATGCGA contains the following coding sequences:
- a CDS encoding CTP synthase is translated as MAKDQTKQTKYIFVTGGVLSSLGKGIAAASIATLLKNSGQKVSMLKADPYINVDPGTMSPLEHGEVFVTDDGAETDLDLGHYERFLDENLSQDNNFTTGKVYSTVIEKERKGDYLGKTIQVIPHIVGEIVRRIKKAGNGHDILIVEIGGTVGDIEGLPFLEAIRAMRVELGRTNTMNIHLTLVPYIKVAGELKTKPTQHSVGELRRIGISPDMIICRSEMPLNRGLKDKIAASCGVDKNCVIESPDSASIYQIPLAFLKQDILTPIAQTLNLGELKPDMSKWDSLVKRVIAPTGETTIAFVGKYVDLKESYKSLTEGIIHAGANLDIKVNLKWCDSEKIEEGNADEILKDVNGILVAGGFGSRGVEGKITAINYARKNKIPFLGICLGMQLAMVEFARNELNLKDANSVEFDENTKNPIIYLIDSFIDSSGKKQIRTHQSPLGGTMRLGGYNCNIKAGSLLSSVYGGAKKIKERHRHRYEANPKFRAEFENKGMIVSGESDGLIEAVELKNHPFFLGVQFHPEFTSRLVCPNPAILGFIKASHDNVR